In Microbulbifer agarilyticus, the DNA window CCATGGGGGCCGGCAAGTCAACTATCGGTAAATTACTGGCAGCCCAGCTCGGGCTGCCTTTTGCCGATTCTGACAAGGTGCTGGAAGATCGCACCGGTGCCGACATTCCCTGGATCTTTGATGTAGAGGGGGAGGCCGGTTTCCGTCGGCGGGAAAGTGAGGTGCTGGGGGATCTGTGCAATGGTGTGGCACAGGTCATCGCGACTGGCGGGGGCATTGTCCTAAAAGCGGAAAACCGCGAGCTTCTCAAGCAGGGCGGTTTTATTGTTTATCTGCGAGCGAGCCTCGATCAGTTGGTGGAGCGCACTTCGAAAAACAGCAATCGCCCCTTGTTGCAGGTGGCCGACCCGCGAGCGAAGCTGGCGGAAATTCTCGAGCAGCGCGAAGCTTATTACGCGGAGGTTGCGGACCTGGTCTGCGATACTGACAACTGTACTCCAAAGCAGGCTGCACAGCTTGTTGCGGATCGTCTCGCCGAGCAGTCCGCCACGTAAGTACTTTCTGCAGGCCCTCTCTGTCCTACCTCTTTTTTATATCCAATTTGTGCGCGTTAGGGAGTAACCATGCACCGTCTTGATGTCGACCTGGGTGAGCGCAGTTATCCGATCCTGATTGGCTCGGGGCTGTTAATTGATTCCTCACAGTTTGAGCAATATATCCGTGGTAAACAGGTGCTTGTTGTTACCAATGAGACCATTGCGCCGCTGTACCTGAAGACGGTGCTCGACGGCTTGAAAGCCTTTTCTAAAGTCGATGTGGTCGAGCTACCCGATGGTGAGGCATTCAAGACCCTGGATACCGTCAACCGTGTATTCGATAGTCTGCTGGAGAATCGGCACGATCGTGGCACCACCATCGTTGCCTTGGGGGGCGGTGTAATCGGCGATATGAGTGGATTTGCTGCGGCCTGTTATCAGCGTGGCGTGGATTTTGTGCAGGTCCCAACTACCTTGCTGTCCCAGGTGGACTCTTCCGTTGGTGGTAAAACTGGTGTGAATCACCCGCTCGGGAAAAACATGATTGGCGCCTTTTATCAGCCGCAGCTGGTACTTATCGATATCGATACCCTCAACACGCTTCCCGACCGCGAGCTTTCTGCAGGTATTGCAGAGGTCATCAAGTACGGAATGATCTGTGATCCAGCGTTCTTCGGCTGGCTGGAAGAAAATATGGATTTGTTGCTGGCGCGGGATCCGCAGGCCCTGGCCTACGCCGTGGAACGCAGCTGCGCGGATAAGGCCGCGGTGGTTGCGGAGGACGAAAGGGAGTCCGGTCGGCGTGCGATCCTGAACTTCGGCCATACCTTTGGTCACGCAATCGAGGCGGTGCAGGGGTACGGTAAGTGGTTGCACGGTGAGGCTGTGGCCGCTGGTATGGTGATGGCGGCAGAGTTGTCCTGTTTGCGCGGATGGATTGGTAAGTCCGAGGTTGAACGGTTGCGCGCGCTGCTAACAAAAGCCAGCTTGCCGCAACAATCCCCTGAAGATATGACGGTTGACGACTACCTGAATGCAATGTCGGTGGATAAGAAGGTGCAGGACGGCAAACTACGCCTGGTCCTTTTGCGCGCCCTGGGTGACGCACAAATCGTCAGTGACACGCCGAAAGATCAGTTGGTTGAGGCGTTGCGCGCCTGCGGCGCACAGTGATGAATCTGTAGTTTTTTTACCAAAGTGAGGATTCTTTGTCTGAACTTGCGCTAAAAAGAAGATAAATCGGTCGAACTGCCCGCTAACAGCGGAAAAAACTGCCAAATCTTGCAATTGCAGGGGCACGCGAGTAATATTGCGCGCCCCCCCGGTGAAAGCCGGGGAAAAGAGCCGATAACAATAAACGCAGGCTCGCAGCGAGCGAGCAACACCAAGCCCTTTATGTGGGCTTTTTTTGTCACTGGGGTTTCGAAAATTCAGTGGATTCTGCGGCACCTTTGGCTCGAGAGTAGATAAATATACCCCCGGGAACGGTCTCCAACTGTGACCTGATTGTCACTGCGCAGATGTAGTGGCGTTCATCGCCCGCCGGGTAGCGATAACACTTTGAGGAATTCTATGGGTAGCGGTCTGTATCGATTGGATGAGTTCAAAGATAACTGTGGCTTTGGACTGATCGCCCACCTGAAGGGCCAAACCAGCCACAAGTTATTGCAGACAGCGATTGAGTCGCTGACCTGTATGACTCACCGCGGAGGCATTGCCGCCGATGGCAAAACCGGCGATGGTTGTGGTCTGTTGCTGCAAAAGCCAGACAGCTTCTTACGCGCCGTGGCCAAAGCAGAGCTTGGCCAGGACCTGAGTGACCTGTACGCGGTCGGCTCCATCATGTTGCCCCTGGATGAGGCCGAGGCCTCCAGTGCACGTGCAATTCTTGAGCGCGCCCTGCAAGAGCAAGGTCTGCAGGTGGCGGGTTGGCGTGTGGTGCCGACCGATGAAGAGTGTCTGGGGCCGATTGCCCGTGAATCCCTGCCGCGCTTCGAGCACCTGTTGATCAATA includes these proteins:
- the aroB gene encoding 3-dehydroquinate synthase, with the translated sequence MHRLDVDLGERSYPILIGSGLLIDSSQFEQYIRGKQVLVVTNETIAPLYLKTVLDGLKAFSKVDVVELPDGEAFKTLDTVNRVFDSLLENRHDRGTTIVALGGGVIGDMSGFAAACYQRGVDFVQVPTTLLSQVDSSVGGKTGVNHPLGKNMIGAFYQPQLVLIDIDTLNTLPDRELSAGIAEVIKYGMICDPAFFGWLEENMDLLLARDPQALAYAVERSCADKAAVVAEDERESGRRAILNFGHTFGHAIEAVQGYGKWLHGEAVAAGMVMAAELSCLRGWIGKSEVERLRALLTKASLPQQSPEDMTVDDYLNAMSVDKKVQDGKLRLVLLRALGDAQIVSDTPKDQLVEALRACGAQ
- a CDS encoding shikimate kinase → MGAGKSTIGKLLAAQLGLPFADSDKVLEDRTGADIPWIFDVEGEAGFRRRESEVLGDLCNGVAQVIATGGGIVLKAENRELLKQGGFIVYLRASLDQLVERTSKNSNRPLLQVADPRAKLAEILEQREAYYAEVADLVCDTDNCTPKQAAQLVADRLAEQSAT